One window of Carassius auratus strain Wakin chromosome 17, ASM336829v1, whole genome shotgun sequence genomic DNA carries:
- the LOC113117627 gene encoding insulinoma-associated protein 2-like, whose protein sequence is MSALIGHHSGTESDLTQNLKATQRIKLARGESRRQYPAHIFSLVLSSGLWVKMPRGFLVKRSKRASSASYKVRAQEEKEPRKEDLPNQTPNASVQDVLEPITESWTSDVSPKHLLEDSGGVVGENFDYAQSYFSHPEPSASSPRNSTDSYSPIKPISTELWDRCLSSPAMAESFPLATPVSSIERLLMNHSDMKFGTPVPSSVPTYPAFHQCVKRAFMDLERKSKPPKKPKVIRKLNFEDEVTTSPVLGLKIKKESPESKPAPQSGRKKPLGEFICQLCKEEYPDPFSLAQHKCSRIIRVEYRCPECDKVFSCPANLASHRRWHKPRNLSTGDAKKSPLEARNHEKTSVEGKENASKLRLNSQHQPSPDSSQQHRSAPDSNMMHRGSQDPPLDQRLPSSEKCFEMRIGSADSSRLFDHCLEEPDRSSTPYLPSSVPEEVFECHYCSKKFRRQAYLRKHLAAHETIKASTYVHIESGHITYPCHLCGAHFPSAEIRDKHRLWHAVRDDLLLRPDLSPGEQQIFSCKHCPSTFFSSPGLTRHINKTHPTENRQVMLLQMAVRPGC, encoded by the coding sequence ATGTCAGCACTGATTGGGCACCACAGCGGCACTGAGAGTGACCTCACACAGAACCTGAAGGCGACCCAAAGGATAAAACTCGCGCGGGGCGAATCACGACGACAGTATCCAGCCCACATCTTCTCCTTAGTACTTTCATCTGGACTTTGGGTGAAGATGCCACGAGGATTTTTAGTGAAACGGAGTAAACGAGCCTCATCTGCATCCTACAAGGTGCGAGCGCAAGAAGAAAAAGAGCCGCGCAAAGAGGACTTGCCAAACCAAACTCCAAATGCAAGTGTGCAGGATGTGCTGGAACCGATTACAGAATCATGGACAAGTGATGTGAGTCCTAAACATCTTCTGGAGGACTCTGGAGGGGTTGTTGGAGAGAACTTCGATTACGCACAGAGCTACTTCAGCCACCCGGAGCCGAGCGCGTCATCTCCGCGCAACAGCACCGACTCCTACAGCCCCATCAAACCCATCAGCACGGAGCTTTGGGACAGGTGTCTCAGCTCACCAGCCATGGCTGAGTCGTTCCCCTTGGCCACCCCGGTGTCTTCAATCGAGCGTCTGCTAATGAACCACTCTGACATGAAGTTTGGCACACCGGTGCCCTCATCGGTGCCCACCTACCCTGCCTTTCACCAGTGCGTAAAACGCGCGTTTATGGACTTAGAGCGCAAAAGCAAACCACCCAAAAAGCCTAAAGTCATCAGAAAGCTAAATTTTGAAGACGAAGTCACCACCTCACCGGTTCTAgggcttaaaataaaaaaagaaagcccCGAGTCAAAACCAGCACCGCAAAGTGGTAGAAAAAAACCGCTTGGTGAGTTCATCTGCCAGCTTTGTAAGGAAGAATACCCTGATCCGTTTTCTCTAGCCCAACACAAATGTTCCAGGATCATCCGGGTTGAGTACCGCTGTCCGGAGTGCGATAAAGTTTTCAGCTGTCCTGCCAACCTCGCGTCCCATCGCAGATGGCACAAACCTCGCAACCTGAGCACCGGAGACGCGAAgaagtctcccctggaggcgcgCAACCACGAGAAGACCTCAGTGGAGGGGAAGGAGAATGCCAGCAAGCTGAGACTGAACAGTCAGCACCAGCCGAGTCCGGACAGCTCCCAACAGCACAGATCAGCACCGGACAGCAACATGATGCACAGGGGATCCCAAGACCCTCCTCTGGACCAAAGGTTACCGTCCTCGGAGAAGTGCTTTGAGATGCGTATCGGCTCCGCGGACAGCTCGAGGTTGTTCGATCACTGTCTCGAGGAGCCCGACAGGTCAAGCACCCCCTATCTGCCCTCGTCTGTTCCGGAAGAAGTGTTTGAGTGTCACTACTGCAGCAAGAAGTTCCGCAGGCAAGCCTACCTGAGGAAACACCTGGCCGCGCACGAGACGATCAAAGCATCCACATACGTTCACATTGAAAGCGGACACATCACTTACCCGTGTCACCTGTGCGGAGCGCACTTCCCCTCCGCGGAGATCAGGGACAAACACCGACTCTGGCACGCGGTCAGAGACGACTTACTCCTCAGACCTGATCTGAGTCCTGGAGAACAGCAGATATTCTCATGCAAACACTGTCCCTCCACGTTCTTCAGTTCTCCGGGTTTGACCAGACACATCAACAAGACTCATCCCACAGAGAACAGACAGGTGATGCTCTTACAGATGGCCGTCAGGCCGGGATGCTGA